The genomic segment ACCGATTATGGTTTCGAGACTTTTCCGGATGATCCATCTAAACCGTACGGAAATAACACCACCACCGAAGAGATGTTTAAAATGACATTTCGGGTTCTCCAAACCGCCGATGAGCATTTCTACATCACGGATCTTGTGGGATATAAATGGCCGATGTATGGGTTGGATTTAAGCGATGAAGTACTACGAAAAATCTATCGTGAAAATGCTCTGCAAATAATGGGTGAATAGATAGTTAACGGATTAAATATGTAAGGGGTGTTTTAATTGATAAAATTTATATGAAAAATGCAGAAAAGTGGTTTCCCGGCATTTTTTGATATACTTTTATAGCCGAATACTAGTTTAATGATTACCCTACAAAGTGAACAAGAAGTAAAAGTTACTGCTCTTAATGGAATATATTGGTAAGTCTCAGGATGAACGAACATTTGATGCAATTGTAATTGGTTCCGGAATGAGTGGCGGTTACGCCGCCAAGGAGCTTTGTGATAACGGAGTGAAAACTCTCGTACTTGAACGAGGTCGCCCGGTGAAGCATGGGGATTATCCCACCGCAATGAAAGATCCCTGGGAGATTGATAATGCGGGAAGGTTGCCACAAGAGATGCTCGAAAAGAACCCGATTATTGCCAAGTGCTATGCTTTCGATAAAACAACCGAGCACTTTTTCGTGAAGGATGAGGAGCAACCGTACATCCAGGAAAAACCATTCGACTGGATTCGCAGTTATCAGGAAGGCGGTAAATCTCTGGTGTGGGCGCGAGGCTGCCAGCGGTGGAGCAAGTACGATTTTGAAGCACCCGGGCGAGACGGCTACGGTATCGAATGGCCGATTACATATGATGATTTAGCTCCATGGTATTCTAAGGTTGAAAAGTTTGCCGGATGGAGTGGAAATAAAGATGGCCTTGAACATTTTCCCGATGGAGAATTTTTGCCACCCTTTGAATTCAATTGTGTGGAGGAGCATATGAAAGAGAAGATCGAATCTTCATTTAAGGATCGATACTTTATCCAGGGCCGATGTGCGCATCTCACACAAGTACAAGACATTCACCGGCAACAAGGCCGCGGACAGTGCATGGCAAGAAATCTGTGTCAGCGTGGATGTCCATATGGAGCATATTTTAGTTCTAATTCCACAACGCTCCCCTGGGCGATGAAGACAGGAAATCTGACGATTCGTACGCATTCGGTAGTCCACTCCATTATTTATGATAAGGACAAAAAGAAAGCTGTTGGAGTAAGAGTTGTTGATGCGAATACAAAAGAGATGTCGGAATATTATGCGCGGATCATTTTTGTGAATGCGGCATGTCTCAACTCCAATATGATTTTGCTGAACAGCAAGTCTGAGCGATTTCCAAATGGGCTTGGTAATGACAGTGGTGTTTTAGGCCATTATATAGGCTTCCACAATTACCGTGGCAGAATGAGTGGAACCATCGACGGCTTTGATGACAAATACTATTTCGGAAGAAGGCCAACCGGTCCGCTGATTCCACCGTTCAGAAATGTTTTTGAACAAGAAAGTGATGCAGATTTCCAGGGTCGATATCACATCTCCATCGGTGCAAGCCGTTCAGGGTGGACGCGTGGTATGAGATCAGATAAAATTGGTACCGATCTTAAACAAGAACTCCAGGAACCCGGAGGATGGAGAGTCGGCGGACGTATGTCCGGTGAAGTAATTCCACGGTATGAAAACCACATTCGTCTCAGCGAAACGGAGACAGATGAATGGGGTTTCCCACAGCTTGTCTTCTCTATTGATTATGGAGAAAATGATGTGAAAATGATGGAAGATTACCTTGAAAAAGGATTGGAAATCATGGAAGCTGTTGGTGTAAAAAACATTCAAACGTCAGACAACAATCAAAATCCCGGATTAGATATTCACGAGATGGGCGGAGTTCGAATGGGCAAAGATCCCGAGACATCCATCCTGAATAAATGGAACCAGGTTCACTCCTGTGAAAATGTGTTTGTAACAGACGGGGCTTGTATGACTACGACATCAACCCAAAATCCTTCACTTACATTTATGGCAATCACGGCACGAGCAGCAAATTATGCGGTTGAAGAGATGAACAGAGGGAATTTGTAAAGTTGGTTGGAGTTAAACTGCGACAGCATACCTTGTAGAACTTTCGTGAAGATCAGATGATTACGTATTAGTGATTCTGCAATTTTATATAGTAATAAAGATCTTTCGCTTATAGAGGAAGTAGGTGATATACCACATCAACCCAAGAACAACAGTGGCTGTGATTAGATCAATCCACGCTTCGGGCATTGAAACGATTCCTAAAGTATCTGCTGTGAATATATCAATGAAATCGTATAGCCAGTCGACTGCACCAAATTCACTGAAAAGGTAGATGAAAAGCGGGTTCATTCCAACAATCGCAAAAAATCGACCGGTACTGATATATTTCTTTTTCACGTCGAAAAAATAGAACGATCCGGCCAATGCCAAGAGACACCATCCACCGCTGACAATGGTAAATGAAGATGTGGAAATTCGCTTGATGATCGGAGTGATGAATGGATCCATCAAATATCCAAGAATGGCTAAACCCACGCCATAAATTAGAAGCTTTTTCAGTTTATCTGAAACTTCAAATTTATTGCTGATTAAAAGCTGACCGGCAATCACTCCCCAGATTGTATGAGCTGCTGTGGGAAGTGCGTTGATAGCAACCCAATGTCCTCCACTAAGTTGTCCCATCAGAACAAGATCCATCCAGGCACCGAAGTTTTTGTCGGGCGTGAATGGTTGGGTGAATCCCTCAACCCAGAAAAGTCTGTAAAGAAGTTCGGTTAGCAATAATAGTCCAATGGAGAAGCTGATTTGGAATTTCCAGCTTTTTCTCATGATCAAAAATGCTACTAAATAGGTAAAAGAGAGCTGGGCCAGAACATTCCATAATTCAAAAACTATTTCTCCGGAATATGCACATTGAATCATGATGCCAAGCAAGAGCAGTATAAATGATCGGTAAAGCGCATGTTTGAATGTTTTATTCCATGAATCACCACG from the Balneolaceae bacterium genome contains:
- a CDS encoding GMC family oxidoreductase encodes the protein MEYIGKSQDERTFDAIVIGSGMSGGYAAKELCDNGVKTLVLERGRPVKHGDYPTAMKDPWEIDNAGRLPQEMLEKNPIIAKCYAFDKTTEHFFVKDEEQPYIQEKPFDWIRSYQEGGKSLVWARGCQRWSKYDFEAPGRDGYGIEWPITYDDLAPWYSKVEKFAGWSGNKDGLEHFPDGEFLPPFEFNCVEEHMKEKIESSFKDRYFIQGRCAHLTQVQDIHRQQGRGQCMARNLCQRGCPYGAYFSSNSTTLPWAMKTGNLTIRTHSVVHSIIYDKDKKKAVGVRVVDANTKEMSEYYARIIFVNAACLNSNMILLNSKSERFPNGLGNDSGVLGHYIGFHNYRGRMSGTIDGFDDKYYFGRRPTGPLIPPFRNVFEQESDADFQGRYHISIGASRSGWTRGMRSDKIGTDLKQELQEPGGWRVGGRMSGEVIPRYENHIRLSETETDEWGFPQLVFSIDYGENDVKMMEDYLEKGLEIMEAVGVKNIQTSDNNQNPGLDIHEMGGVRMGKDPETSILNKWNQVHSCENVFVTDGACMTTTSTQNPSLTFMAITARAANYAVEEMNRGNL
- a CDS encoding DUF5009 domain-containing protein; this translates as MAKIDNPLLDDYGRLLSLDFYRGLTMFLLIAEGAALWYAINAPYFEGSIMSSIGEQFRHHPWNGLRFWDLVQPFFMFIVGVAMPISFGKRWARGDSWNKTFKHALYRSFILLLLGIMIQCAYSGEIVFELWNVLAQLSFTYLVAFLIMRKSWKFQISFSIGLLLLTELLYRLFWVEGFTQPFTPDKNFGAWMDLVLMGQLSGGHWVAINALPTAAHTIWGVIAGQLLISNKFEVSDKLKKLLIYGVGLAILGYLMDPFITPIIKRISTSSFTIVSGGWCLLALAGSFYFFDVKKKYISTGRFFAIVGMNPLFIYLFSEFGAVDWLYDFIDIFTADTLGIVSMPEAWIDLITATVVLGLMWYITYFLYKRKIFITI